A single window of Hylaeus volcanicus isolate JK05 chromosome 8, UHH_iyHylVolc1.0_haploid, whole genome shotgun sequence DNA harbors:
- the LOC128880594 gene encoding intraflagellar transport protein 56, with product MILSRSKPASSEGIKRSASEKRIPKLEEFLEKRDYTGALTLLEFNSTTENSLNSELWMGYCAFHLGDYKRAVTIYENLRKKEHAPIELPTNLACCYFYLGMYPESQAILEDALDSKLKNRLMLHLALKMGNESKLTEYHHMLQDVIEDQLSLASIHYLRAHYQEAIDVYKKILLENRDYFALNVYVALCYYKLDYYDVAQEVLQVYLQKYPDSAIAINLKACNHFRLYNGSAAQNEMKQLVEKMSSSFNFGYDLIRHNTVVFKGGEGALQILPNLVDVIPEARLNLVIYYLKQDDVEEAFELIKDLEPSVPQEYILKGIVNAVMGQEINSRDNIKTAQQYFQLVGSSASECDTVPGRQCMASCFFLYRQFEEVLVFLNSIKTYFSNEDNFNFNYAQAQVAAGYFKEAEEAFLIIRNEKYKNDYIYISLLAHSYIMNKKPQLAWDLYLKMDTSTESFNLVQLIANDCYKVGEFWYAAKAFDMLERMDPSPENWEGKRGACCGTFQYIVAEKQPKELLSDVIQLLKNTSNSQVEQIIRVMRKWGKDNRINC from the exons ATG ATACTGTCAAGATCCAAGCCAGCTTCTTCCGAGGGAATAAAAAGGTCTGCATCGGAAAAAAGGATCCCTAAGCTTGAAGAGTTTTTGGAGAAGCGTGATTATACCGGAGCTTTAACACTTCTGGAGTTCAACAGTACTACTGAGAATAGTTTAAATTCAGAACTATGGATGGGTTACTGTGCTTTTCACCTAGGAGATTACAAACGTGCAGTTACAATTTACGAGAACTTAAGAAAGAAGGAACATGCACCCATCGAATTGCCAACAAATTTGGCTTGTTGTTACTTTTATCTTGGAATGTACCCTGAGTCACAGGCGATTCTGGAAGATGCTCTAGAtagcaaattaaaaaatagactCATGCTTCATTTAGCACTCAAAATGGGTAATGAATCAAAATTAACGGAGTACCATCATATGCTACAAGATGTTATAGAAGATCAGCTTAGTTTGGCATCTATTCATTATCTCAGAGCTCATTACCAAGAGGCCATCGatgtttataaaaagattCTCCTTGAAAACAG AGattattttgcattaaatGTATATGTTGCTTtgtgttattataaattgGATTACTATGATGTAGCTCAAGAAGTTCTTCAAGTTTACTTACAAAAGTATCCTGATAGCGCAATTGCTATTAATTTGAAAGCATGTAATCATTTTCGCCTCTACAATGGCAGTGCTGcacaaaatgaaatgaaacagcTAGTAGAAAAAATGTCTAGTTCCTTCAACTTTGGTTATGACCTTATACGTCACAATACAGTT GTGTTTAAGGGTGGCGAGGGTGCACTACAAATTTTGCCCAATTTAGTAGATGTTATACCGGAGGCTCGActtaatttagtaatttattatttgaaacaagaCGATGTGGAAGAAGCTTTCGAATTAATCAAAGATCTTGAACCATCTGTTCCACAGGAATATATCTTAAAAGGGATAGTTAATGCAGTGATGGgacaagaaattaattct CgcgataatataaaaacagcTCAACAATACTTTCAACTAGTGGGTTCCTCTGCTTCAGAATGTGATACAGTACCTGGTAGGCAATGTATGGCCTCTTGCTTCTTTCTTTATCGTCAATTCGAGGAAGTTCTAGTGTTTCTGAATTCAATCAAGACTTACTTTTCCAATGAAGataactttaatttcaattatgcTCAAGCACAAGTCGCTGCGGGTTATTTTAAGGAGGCAGAGGAGGCTTTCTTGATTATAcggaatgaaaaatacaagaatgattatatttacattagcCTTTTAGCACACTCTT atATAATGAACAAGAAGCCTCAGCTGGCCTGGGATTTGTATCTAAAGATGGATACGTCTACAGAGTCATTTAACTTGGTGCAACTAATTGCGAATGATTGTTATAAAGTTGGTGAATTCTGGTATGCAGCAAAAGCCTTTGATATGTTAGAACGTATGGATCCTAGTCCTGAGAATTGGGAAGGAAAACGTGGTGCTTGCTGTGGTACATTTCAATATATCGTAGCTGAAAAACAACCCAA AGAACTATTGTCTGATGTTATTCAGCTTCTTAAGAACACGTCGAACTCACAAGTGGAGCAGATCATTCGAGTGATGCGCAAGTGGGGTAAAGATAATCGGATCAATTGCTGA
- the LOC128880597 gene encoding cytosolic Fe-S cluster assembly factor NUBP2 homolog, producing MLEGVKHVLLVLSGKGGVGKSTVSTQLALALKESGFRVGLLDVDLCGPSVPYLLNLEGKDVHQSSDGWVPVFADKEQKLAVMSIGFLLKNQDDSVIWRGPKKTGMIKQFLNDVVWQDIDYLIIDTPPGTSDEHITVMENLKNVKCDGALIVTTPQAVAVDDVLREITFCRKTGIHIFGIIENMSGFICPSCSECTNIFSAGGGIALSKVVNVPFLAKVPIDPQVGKLAETGQSVLVTLPDSQVAQVFRKLVEELTKSKEA from the exons ATGTTGGAAGGTGTCAAGCATGTTTTACTAGTGTTATCTGGTAAAGGCGGTGTTGGAAAGTCAACTGTCAGTACTCAATTGGCACTTGCACTCAAGGAGTCAGGATTTCGA GTTGGTTTGTTGGACGTAGATCTTTGCGGGCCTAGCGTGCCTTACCTCTTAAATTTAGAAGGCAAAGATGTTCATCAGTCTTCTGACGg ATGGGTGCCAGTATTTGCTGACAAAGAACAAAAGTTAGCTGTCATGTCGATAgggtttttattaaaaaatcaagatGACAGTGTTATTTGGCGGGGTCCAAAGAAAACTGGTatgattaaacaatttttaaacgatgttGTTTGGCAAGATATCGATTACTTGATCATTGATACACCACCTGGAACCTCGGACGAGCACATTACAGTGATGGAAAATttgaa GAATGTTAAATGTGATGGCGCACTTATAGTAACCACTCCACAAGCAGTTGCAGTAGATGATGTTTTACGagaaataacattttgtaGAAAAACTGGTATTCATATATTTGGTATTATTGAGAATATGAGTGGTTTTATTTGTCCATCGTGCTCA gaatgtacaaatattttttctgccGGTGGAGGAATAGCTCTTTCAAAAGTGGTGAATGTACCATTCCTTGCAAAAGTGCCTATAGATCCACAAGTTGGTAAATTGGCAGAAACAGGTCAAAGTGTTTTAGTAACACTACCAGATAGCCAGGTAGCACAAGTATTTCGGAAACTAGTCGAAGAACTTACAAAAAGCAAGGAAGCATAA